In Hymenobacter gelipurpurascens, one DNA window encodes the following:
- a CDS encoding FG-GAP-like repeat-containing protein, with translation MQHYFTRFLLLLLAVCLLQPSSAELLRFETEAQKASTTQVGISGISVPLKWLEPAKTTEHVSRPSVPSSNSFSLPFAYAYPVAVSTATGSGNFGGGSNVPVGGNPNSVRVGDVDGDGDLDLLTANGNSGSVSVRLNGGIGGFSGGSDLPIIECFSVCVGDVDGDGDLDLLAPSYSSSTVSVRLNDGVGSFSGGSDVPTGRSPASVAVGDVDGDGDLDLLTPNTNGGSVSVRLNDGVGGFSGGSDVPVGNNPSSIVVRDLDGDGDLDLLTADYSYDIVKVRLNDGSGSFSGGSNVPISGGPISVAVGDVDMDGDLDFLTANYFNRTVSVRLNDGSGGFSGGSNVPMANYVRSVAVGDVDGDGDLDLLAAFEGSNMVSVQLNNGSGGFREGSYVPVGTYPSSVCVGDVDGDGDLDLLTANTGSGSVSVRLNLPPNNAPVANAQNVSTAEDVAKDITLSGTDADGNALTYSIDTPPVHGTLSGTGATRTYTPNTNYNGSDSFTFTVSDGILTSVPATVSVTITAVNDAPVLAGVPASASIPRQVLYSFTASATDVEGSALMFSLQGAPAGASINSTTGALSWTPSASQAGASYTFAVRVTDGSLTASQNTTLTVLKSVPVPSINSFAPSSGPVGTSVLLTGVNFEGTSGVTFNGVRAAYKVQDATSILTMVPPGAKTGKITVTAPGGTATSKGQFKVTAGTALMATQTQLAYGEVVQGEMALQASPNPFRDRISLRFSLAEEQAYELRVYDLRGALVQVLRSGSSPAGQLQEVEWDASTCAEGLYLIHLNSAGRSQNLKVLLTR, from the coding sequence ATGCAACATTATTTTACCCGTTTCCTGCTGTTACTGCTGGCAGTATGCCTGTTGCAACCTTCATCGGCAGAGTTACTACGCTTCGAAACTGAAGCACAGAAGGCGAGCACTACACAAGTAGGCATAAGCGGCATCAGCGTTCCTTTAAAGTGGCTTGAGCCCGCGAAGACAACTGAGCACGTGTCTAGGCCTTCCGTACCAAGCAGCAATAGCTTCAGTTTACCGTTTGCATATGCCTATCCTGTAGCGGTTTCAACCGCCACAGGATCAGGAAACTTCGGCGGCGGCTCCAACGTGCCCGTGGGCGGTAATCCTAATTCAGTCCGCGTCGGTGACGTGGACGGGGACGGAGACTTGGATCTGCTCACCGCTAATGGCAACAGTGGATCAGTAAGCGTGCGGCTGAATGGCGGTATAGGTGGCTTCAGTGGTGGTTCCGACTTACCCATAATCGAATGTTTTTCAGTCTGCGTCGGGGATGTAGACGGGGACGGCGACCTGGACCTGCTTGCCCCTAGTTACAGTAGCAGTACAGTAAGTGTGCGGTTAAACGACGGCGTAGGCAGCTTCAGCGGCGGCTCCGACGTGCCCACAGGCAGGAGCCCTGCATCCGTTGCGGTCGGGGACGTGGACGGGGACGGCGACTTGGACTTGCTTACACCTAATACCAACGGCGGATCAGTAAGTGTGCGGCTGAACGACGGCGTAGGCGGCTTCAGTGGTGGCTCCGACGTGCCTGTGGGTAATAATCCTAGTTCTATTGTAGTCAGGGACTTGGACGGAGACGGCGACCTGGATCTGCTTACCGCTGATTACTCATACGATATAGTGAAAGTGCGACTGAATGACGGCAGTGGTAGCTTCAGCGGCGGTTCTAACGTGCCTATAAGCGGCGGTCCCATAAGTGTTGCGGTCGGCGACGTGGACATGGACGGGGACCTAGACTTCCTAACCGCCAATTACTTCAACAGAACGGTGAGCGTGCGGCTAAATGACGGCAGCGGCGGCTTCAGCGGAGGTTCTAACGTGCCTATGGCGAATTATGTACGTTCTGTTGCGGTCGGGGACGTGGACGGGGATGGCGACCTAGACCTGCTCGCCGCATTTGAAGGAAGCAATATGGTGAGTGTACAGCTGAACAACGGCAGCGGCGGCTTCAGGGAAGGCTCCTACGTGCCCGTGGGCACTTATCCTAGCTCAGTCTGCGTCGGGGACGTGGATGGGGACGGCGACCTGGACTTGCTCACTGCTAACACCGGCAGCGGATCGGTGAGCGTGCGGCTGAACCTGCCTCCTAATAATGCACCCGTGGCGAATGCGCAAAATGTAAGTACGGCCGAGGATGTGGCAAAGGACATTACCCTAAGCGGTACTGATGCTGACGGCAATGCGCTGACCTACAGCATCGATACTCCGCCTGTTCACGGCACGCTCAGTGGCACGGGGGCTACCCGTACCTACACGCCTAATACCAACTACAACGGATCGGATAGCTTCACATTCACTGTTAGCGATGGCATCCTGACGTCGGTTCCTGCTACCGTTTCTGTCACTATAACAGCCGTGAATGATGCCCCCGTGCTGGCAGGCGTTCCCGCCAGTGCCAGTATCCCTCGTCAGGTGCTCTACTCCTTTACGGCCTCGGCCACGGATGTGGAGGGAAGTGCTCTCATGTTTTCCCTGCAGGGAGCCCCTGCGGGCGCTTCTATTAACTCCACGACCGGCGCGCTCTCTTGGACGCCATCCGCCAGTCAGGCTGGTGCCTCTTACACTTTTGCTGTGCGGGTCACAGACGGGTCACTAACCGCCTCGCAGAATACTACCCTCACCGTGCTCAAGAGCGTGCCGGTTCCCTCTATCAACTCCTTTGCCCCCTCCTCCGGGCCGGTAGGGACAAGTGTGCTCTTAACGGGGGTTAACTTCGAAGGTACCAGTGGCGTGACCTTTAATGGCGTACGGGCAGCCTACAAAGTGCAGGATGCGACCAGTATCCTGACCATGGTCCCCCCCGGCGCTAAAACAGGTAAAATCACAGTGACTGCTCCCGGAGGTACGGCTACCAGCAAGGGCCAGTTTAAGGTAACAGCCGGCACTGCCCTGATGGCCACGCAAACGCAGTTGGCATATGGCGAAGTAGTCCAAGGGGAAATGGCCTTGCAGGCCAGCCCCAATCCGTTTCGGGATCGAATCTCACTACGGTTCTCTTTGGCTGAGGAGCAGGCCTACGAGTTGCGCGTCTATGATCTGCGGGGCGCGCTAGTGCAGGTGCTGCGGTCCGGTAGTAGCCCCGCAGGTCAGCTCCAGGAGGTGGAATGGGACGCCAGTACGTGTGCGGAGGGGCTGTACCTGATTCACCTGAACTCTGCTGGCAGGTCACAGAATCTGAAAGTCCTGCTAACCCGCTGA
- a CDS encoding AAA family ATPase, whose translation MDSERGSAHLYADLGAYQVLPLTAPFTPERYLDALAICEQAGMQVIILDSITHCWEYLLDYHASLPGNSFTAWSKVTPRHNAFVDRLLRSPAHIIATVRSKTEYALSEKNGKQVPE comes from the coding sequence ATCGACAGCGAGCGCGGCTCCGCTCACCTCTACGCCGACCTGGGCGCCTACCAGGTCCTGCCGCTTACAGCACCGTTTACCCCGGAGCGCTACCTGGATGCGCTGGCCATCTGTGAGCAGGCGGGCATGCAGGTCATCATCCTGGACTCGATCACCCACTGCTGGGAGTACCTGCTCGACTACCACGCCAGCCTGCCGGGCAACTCGTTCACGGCCTGGAGCAAGGTCACCCCGCGCCATAACGCCTTCGTAGACCGGCTGCTGCGCTCCCCAGCCCACATCATCGCCACGGTGCGCTCCAAAACAGAGTATGCTCTCTCGGAGAAGAACGGCAAGCAGGTGCCCGAGTAG
- a CDS encoding DUF3871 family protein has protein sequence METSLIRLNAAPTLLHVLPEADPQESAFSVSSTSRAFIEANTTPTSFSEIRRDHIIPVFVKDNEPLISQADFIQVTAQAVRDVFRGEEILTPQIRVSHPIKGRTPDAKDKPAKDLQDWERTLYYERMMFAIEIPTMFDEIGGNRLTLIVGGVKAYNLDNLYNRKGAVEHFKLFVGFENRVCTNLCVRTDGLHGRPAREQRGAAPKGHLPAVACV, from the coding sequence ATGGAAACCTCGCTCATTCGGCTTAATGCCGCCCCCACACTGCTGCACGTACTACCCGAGGCCGACCCGCAAGAGTCGGCCTTTTCTGTGTCCTCTACTTCCCGCGCCTTCATCGAGGCCAACACCACCCCGACGAGCTTCTCCGAGATCCGGCGCGACCACATCATCCCCGTCTTCGTGAAGGACAACGAGCCGCTCATCAGCCAGGCCGACTTCATTCAGGTCACGGCCCAGGCCGTGCGCGACGTGTTTCGGGGCGAAGAGATCCTCACCCCGCAGATCCGGGTGTCGCACCCCATCAAGGGCCGCACCCCGGATGCCAAGGACAAGCCGGCCAAAGACCTGCAGGACTGGGAGCGCACGCTCTATTACGAGCGCATGATGTTCGCCATCGAGATCCCCACCATGTTCGATGAGATCGGTGGCAACCGGCTCACGCTCATCGTCGGCGGGGTGAAGGCCTACAACCTGGACAACCTCTACAATCGCAAGGGCGCGGTGGAACACTTCAAGCTGTTCGTGGGCTTCGAAAACAGGGTCTGTACGAACCTCTGCGTCCGAACTGACGGGCTACATGGACGACCTGCGCGTGAGCAGCGTGGAGCAGCTCCAAAAGGCCATTTACCAGCTGTTGCATGCGTATGA
- a CDS encoding DUF3871 family protein, translating into MDDLRVSSVEQLQKAIYQLLHAYDHHQHLRQLQTLTEYSITEQQFAQLIGRCRMYQYLPAAAKQQIPALLYGDQQLANVCKDYYRDQSFCREPNGDINLWRLYNLFTGANKSTYIDQFLDRSVNALDFTQQVQYALEGTSNNWYLS; encoded by the coding sequence ATGGACGACCTGCGCGTGAGCAGCGTGGAGCAGCTCCAAAAGGCCATTTACCAGCTGTTGCATGCGTATGACCACCACCAGCATCTGCGCCAGCTGCAGACGCTGACCGAGTACTCGATTACGGAGCAGCAGTTCGCCCAGCTCATCGGGCGCTGCCGCATGTATCAGTACCTGCCCGCTGCCGCCAAGCAACAGATTCCGGCGCTGCTCTACGGCGATCAGCAGCTGGCCAATGTCTGCAAGGACTACTACCGCGACCAGAGCTTCTGCCGCGAACCCAATGGGGACATCAACCTGTGGCGGCTCTACAATCTGTTCACGGGGGCCAACAAGTCCACCTACATCGACCAGTTCCTTGATCGGTCAGTCAATGCGCTGGACTTTACGCAACAGGTTCAATATGCGCTTGAGGGTACGAGTAATAATTGGTACTTGAGCTAA
- a CDS encoding PD-(D/E)XK nuclease family protein codes for MNYSETDSLISFLRTARWPVFTKRQPTFFSIAGISGKELPLSNTYSFFFRSEADHGLGALFTLALLDVVRRKSPGTELPVLDGPVRVSREHSMDEGQWLDLLVHNGTSDSSLHGASFAILIENKVNHWLHNDLDNYWNSVRGPACKMGIVLGKNPEQPDAPWLFISHPELAQAVEARLGAVLSQAHTRYLPLLLHLLEYLKQMTDSNHDNFALAFNFAHRHRAELALAQNVINQFNDKGLANVIVEAWGPEYKQQGVFEDRVDIMHVQRNDVRYIVFYGHMLELDKESTYGITLYAGGAERKAVANWFTYLSGQQAAIDAGLSRLDWFDKSYKELVIGKKYTFTGSSLEEFRQEVREALERDWKPLEPAWLTKSISAVSAEATVLPVVSSLDELS; via the coding sequence GTGAATTACAGCGAAACAGACTCTCTCATCTCCTTCCTGCGAACCGCTCGCTGGCCGGTGTTTACCAAGCGGCAGCCCACCTTTTTCAGCATTGCGGGAATCAGCGGCAAGGAGTTGCCCCTGAGCAACACCTACAGCTTCTTCTTCAGGTCGGAAGCAGACCACGGCCTGGGGGCACTCTTCACCTTGGCTCTACTCGATGTGGTTCGCCGCAAATCGCCGGGTACGGAGCTCCCAGTACTTGACGGACCAGTGCGGGTATCGCGGGAGCATTCCATGGACGAAGGCCAGTGGCTTGACCTGCTCGTGCACAACGGCACTTCTGATTCCTCTCTGCATGGGGCGAGTTTCGCCATCCTGATCGAGAATAAAGTGAATCACTGGTTGCACAACGACCTGGATAACTACTGGAACAGCGTACGGGGGCCGGCTTGCAAGATGGGCATCGTCCTCGGTAAGAACCCCGAGCAGCCAGATGCACCGTGGCTGTTTATCTCACACCCGGAATTGGCGCAAGCCGTCGAAGCCCGCCTCGGGGCAGTACTTAGCCAGGCGCACACCCGATACCTTCCTCTCCTGCTTCACCTGCTGGAATACCTTAAACAGATGACCGATTCAAACCACGACAACTTCGCCCTGGCGTTCAACTTTGCCCATCGTCACCGTGCTGAATTGGCGCTGGCGCAGAACGTGATCAACCAATTTAACGACAAGGGGTTAGCCAACGTCATTGTGGAAGCTTGGGGGCCAGAGTACAAGCAGCAGGGCGTGTTTGAAGACCGCGTGGATATTATGCATGTGCAGCGCAATGATGTGCGCTACATTGTGTTCTATGGGCACATGCTGGAATTGGACAAGGAATCCACCTATGGAATCACCTTATATGCCGGTGGGGCAGAGCGGAAGGCCGTCGCCAACTGGTTTACCTACCTGAGTGGGCAACAGGCTGCCATAGACGCTGGCCTCAGCCGGTTGGACTGGTTTGACAAGAGCTACAAGGAACTGGTCATCGGAAAAAAATACACCTTCACGGGCAGCTCTCTGGAGGAGTTCCGCCAGGAAGTGCGCGAAGCATTGGAGCGTGACTGGAAACCCTTGGAACCAGCTTGGTTAACCAAATCTATCTCTGCGGTCAGCGCTGAGGCTACGGTACTACCCGTCGTTAGCAGCTTGGACGAACTGAGCTAA
- a CDS encoding DNA/RNA non-specific endonuclease, with product MGNPSGATADPDQPTNYLLSKPQYALSYHRDRGIPNWVSWHLDASWRGSAGRQDDFKADATLPAGWYQVQASSYTGSGFDRGHNCPSADRTRTEADNSATFLMTNMMPQAPRNNQQTWANLEDYSRSLLDSGQELYIICGSYGKGGTGSNGGVTQTLDNGRVTVPARCWKVVVILPVGDNDASRVTTSTRVIAVDTPNDNGINTNWGQYRVSVDAIEASTGLDLLSAVSTTVQAAVESKVDTGPTN from the coding sequence TTGGGCAACCCGAGCGGGGCCACCGCTGACCCGGATCAGCCCACTAATTACTTGCTCAGCAAACCCCAGTACGCCTTGTCCTACCACCGCGACCGGGGCATCCCGAACTGGGTGAGCTGGCACCTGGACGCTTCGTGGCGGGGTTCGGCGGGGCGTCAGGATGACTTTAAGGCGGACGCAACGCTGCCCGCAGGCTGGTACCAGGTACAGGCCAGCAGCTATACCGGCTCGGGTTTTGACCGGGGGCATAATTGCCCTTCTGCCGACCGCACCCGCACGGAGGCCGACAACTCGGCCACCTTTCTGATGACCAACATGATGCCCCAGGCGCCGCGCAACAACCAGCAGACCTGGGCCAACCTGGAGGACTACTCGCGTTCGCTGCTGGACAGCGGCCAGGAGCTCTACATTATCTGTGGCAGCTACGGCAAGGGTGGCACCGGCTCCAATGGTGGGGTGACGCAAACACTCGACAATGGCCGCGTAACGGTGCCTGCCCGCTGCTGGAAGGTCGTGGTCATTCTTCCCGTGGGAGACAACGATGCGAGCCGCGTTACCACGAGCACTCGCGTGATCGCGGTCGATACCCCCAACGACAATGGCATCAACACCAACTGGGGACAATACCGAGTTAGTGTGGATGCCATTGAAGCGTCCACCGGACTGGACCTGCTCTCGGCCGTATCGACAACCGTGCAGGCTGCCGTGGAATCTAAGGTAGACACGGGGCCGACCAATTAA
- a CDS encoding Crp/Fnr family transcriptional regulator, protein MEIPAAYQSLRTHLQARVPLSDDDFAVFQQYLRLQTLNKREHLLQTGEPCTHLAFVTQGCLRSYSLNTQGQEHTLQFAPEDWWVSDMYSLLTQQPSTMNIDALEDSQVLLLAQADMETIYAHFPVFERYFRLLMQSRFVALQERVNASLSQTASEKYQHFLRKYPGIAQRVPQHFIASYLGITPESLSRVRRQL, encoded by the coding sequence ATGGAAATTCCTGCTGCGTACCAGTCGCTACGTACCCATCTACAGGCCCGGGTACCTCTTTCCGACGACGATTTTGCCGTTTTCCAACAGTATCTACGCCTCCAGACGCTGAATAAGCGAGAACACCTGCTTCAAACTGGCGAGCCCTGCACCCACCTGGCCTTTGTGACTCAGGGCTGCCTGCGCAGCTACTCACTTAATACGCAAGGGCAGGAGCACACCCTGCAGTTTGCGCCAGAAGATTGGTGGGTGTCGGATATGTACAGCCTGCTGACGCAGCAGCCTAGCACGATGAACATCGACGCGCTGGAAGACTCGCAAGTGTTGCTGCTGGCCCAGGCCGACATGGAAACCATCTACGCGCACTTCCCGGTTTTCGAGCGCTATTTCCGCCTCCTGATGCAAAGCCGTTTTGTGGCCCTACAGGAGCGGGTCAACGCCTCGCTGAGCCAAACGGCTAGTGAGAAGTATCAGCACTTTCTGCGCAAGTACCCCGGCATTGCTCAGCGCGTGCCCCAGCATTTCATTGCCTCTTATCTGGGCATAACGCCGGAATCGCTGAGTCGGGTGCGCCGGCAGCTGTAA
- a CDS encoding ester cyclase, which yields MKKLLLPLALFAVSLTAAAQKTTTKPATKSSDSVAQHLKTFDELDYDVFSNAKWDRLHESHGQDILVHWPDGHTTTGIEQHITDLKAMFVYAPDTQIKQHPFKLGQGNLTSVSGIMNGTFTKPMPTGDGKFIQPTGRKFSLPMSTVGVWKDGVMVEEYLYWDNQSFMKQLGLAQ from the coding sequence ATGAAAAAGCTCCTGCTGCCTCTCGCCCTGTTTGCCGTTTCGCTGACTGCCGCCGCCCAGAAAACCACGACAAAGCCCGCCACTAAGTCTAGCGACTCGGTAGCCCAGCACCTAAAAACATTCGATGAGCTGGACTACGACGTGTTCAGCAACGCGAAGTGGGACCGCCTGCACGAAAGCCACGGTCAGGACATCCTGGTGCATTGGCCTGACGGCCACACCACCACCGGCATCGAGCAGCACATCACGGACCTGAAGGCCATGTTCGTGTATGCCCCCGATACTCAGATCAAGCAGCACCCCTTCAAGCTGGGCCAGGGTAACTTAACGTCCGTATCGGGCATAATGAACGGCACCTTCACCAAGCCCATGCCCACCGGCGACGGCAAGTTCATCCAACCCACGGGCAGAAAGTTCAGCTTGCCCATGTCCACTGTCGGCGTGTGGAAAGACGGCGTGATGGTGGAGGAATACCTCTACTGGGACAACCAATCCTTCATGAAGCAGCTCGGCCTAGCTCAGTAA
- a CDS encoding VOC family protein, which yields MNTTLLSYSSLPAERIGVHPPMELPSVIRLGTVHLAVASLARSLEFYQRVLGFALLSQSTAVEGQAAVAELGVAGTSQVLVRLSEQPGANPIPRRGRLGIYHLAVLLPSRADLGCFLKHVHSLGVYVGSSDHNYSEATYLTDPDGFTIEVYRDRPRSEWQVSEEGEIQSALDPLDEAGVLQAAGKTHWQGLPVGTTIGHLHFYIGSLAEAAAFYHTALGFDIETWSLSGALFVGAGGYHHHLGLNVWAAGSPVATEADARLLCWELWLPDADSRDAAAARLQAAGYAVDSTPEGPIATDPWGIRVLLGAETSSPQ from the coding sequence ATGAACACTACTTTGCTTTCGTATTCTTCGCTGCCCGCCGAACGCATCGGCGTGCACCCGCCGATGGAGCTGCCGTCGGTTATTCGCCTGGGTACCGTGCATCTGGCAGTCGCCAGCCTGGCCCGCTCGCTGGAGTTTTACCAGCGCGTGCTCGGGTTTGCGCTGCTTAGCCAGTCAACGGCTGTCGAAGGTCAGGCTGCCGTAGCGGAGCTGGGCGTGGCCGGTACTTCCCAGGTGCTGGTTCGCCTGTCCGAGCAGCCCGGGGCCAATCCCATTCCGCGCCGGGGCCGCCTGGGCATCTACCACCTAGCCGTGCTGCTGCCTTCCCGCGCCGATTTGGGTTGCTTTCTAAAGCACGTGCATTCCCTGGGGGTCTACGTGGGCTCCTCCGACCACAACTACAGCGAAGCCACCTACCTGACCGACCCCGACGGCTTTACCATTGAGGTATACCGCGACCGGCCCCGCAGCGAATGGCAGGTGAGCGAAGAAGGCGAAATCCAGTCGGCCCTCGACCCGCTCGACGAGGCCGGGGTGCTGCAAGCGGCCGGCAAAACCCACTGGCAGGGCCTGCCGGTGGGCACTACCATCGGGCACCTACACTTTTACATCGGCAGCCTGGCCGAGGCAGCGGCCTTTTACCACACGGCTTTGGGCTTCGATATCGAAACCTGGAGCTTGTCGGGGGCCCTGTTTGTGGGCGCGGGCGGCTACCACCACCATTTGGGTTTGAACGTGTGGGCCGCCGGCTCGCCCGTGGCCACGGAGGCCGATGCCCGCCTGCTGTGCTGGGAGCTGTGGCTGCCTGATGCCGATTCCCGCGATGCGGCCGCGGCCCGCCTGCAAGCCGCCGGTTACGCGGTGGATTCTACTCCCGAAGGTCCTATTGCCACCGACCCGTGGGGCATCCGCGTGCTACTGGGGGCTGAGACTTCTTCCCCGCAATGA
- a CDS encoding alpha/beta hydrolase, translated as MTVATSAQPPLLTDLPLSYRPVNPAQATGAKRLLLLLHGVGGNELNLLSVGEQLADAHTLVLSVRAPLVFGPLGFGFYQVDFSSGKPVFNQAQQLDGQRLLLSFIQEASTRYGIPAGQVYLLGFSQGAIMAYDVALTHPAQVRGVLAFSGRLLVESRQHHASAADVQQVQFFLSHGRYDDKLPAFYADEAVTFLKTLGIIPRYEAFEGGHEISASGLAAAHQWLTQQP; from the coding sequence ATGACTGTTGCCACTTCCGCGCAGCCCCCGCTGCTGACTGATTTGCCCCTGTCCTACCGCCCGGTGAACCCGGCTCAGGCCACGGGCGCCAAACGCCTGCTGCTCCTCCTGCACGGGGTAGGCGGCAATGAGCTGAACCTACTTTCCGTAGGCGAGCAGCTGGCCGACGCCCATACGCTGGTGCTCTCGGTACGCGCTCCGCTGGTCTTTGGCCCCCTGGGATTCGGCTTTTACCAGGTTGATTTCTCGTCGGGCAAGCCCGTCTTCAACCAGGCCCAGCAGCTCGACGGGCAGCGCTTGCTGCTCTCCTTTATCCAGGAGGCCTCGACCCGGTACGGTATTCCGGCCGGGCAGGTGTATCTACTGGGATTCAGCCAGGGCGCCATCATGGCCTACGATGTGGCCCTGACCCACCCGGCGCAGGTGCGCGGCGTGCTGGCCTTTAGTGGACGCCTGCTGGTGGAATCGCGCCAGCACCATGCCTCGGCCGCCGACGTGCAACAGGTGCAGTTTTTCCTCAGCCACGGCCGCTACGATGATAAGCTGCCCGCTTTCTACGCCGATGAGGCGGTCACCTTCCTGAAAACGCTGGGCATCATCCCCCGTTACGAAGCCTTCGAGGGCGGACACGAAATATCGGCTAGCGGCCTGGCCGCTGCCCACCAGTGGCTGACGCAACAGCCTTAA
- a CDS encoding YceI family protein — protein sequence MKNLLFPLLLAATVLSAPAQAAKGPVARKPAAAVIANEPYKVQPQLSSLGWTGKKIGGQHSGTISLKEGIVLVKGSQIVGGTIVADMTSLKNTDLTDADYNAKLVGHLKSEDFFGVEKNPTATFVITSIKPLKGDAAGNNAIITGNLTIKGKTNPLSFPAKVGVKNGVAAASGTATIDRTKYGVTFGSTLFGTAADKAVEDNFSLSFNVIAKSKGVATR from the coding sequence ATGAAAAATCTCCTGTTCCCCCTCTTGTTGGCCGCCACCGTACTATCGGCGCCCGCACAAGCCGCTAAGGGCCCGGTTGCTCGGAAACCCGCTGCCGCCGTCATCGCCAATGAACCCTACAAAGTACAGCCGCAGCTGAGCTCACTCGGCTGGACGGGCAAGAAGATTGGTGGCCAGCACTCCGGTACCATCAGCCTCAAAGAAGGCATCGTGCTGGTGAAAGGCAGCCAGATTGTAGGCGGCACGATCGTGGCCGACATGACCTCGCTGAAGAACACGGACCTGACGGATGCCGACTACAACGCCAAGCTGGTCGGCCACCTGAAATCGGAGGATTTCTTCGGCGTGGAAAAGAACCCCACGGCCACCTTCGTTATCACCAGCATCAAGCCGCTCAAGGGCGATGCCGCCGGCAACAACGCCATCATTACTGGTAACCTGACCATCAAGGGCAAGACCAATCCCTTGAGCTTCCCCGCTAAAGTCGGCGTGAAAAACGGCGTGGCTGCAGCCTCGGGCACGGCCACCATCGACCGCACGAAATACGGGGTTACGTTTGGCTCGACCCTGTTCGGCACCGCGGCCGACAAAGCCGTAGAGGACAACTTCTCGCTAAGCTTCAACGTGATTGCCAAAAGCAAGGGCGTAGCGACGCGCTAA
- a CDS encoding helix-turn-helix domain-containing protein, which yields MLTTDEFLVELDTIDSRPETMFVLQQHSEENYPLHQHQKTQLLYVRQGVAYLITPTKTYFLPARHYVLIPPRLTHRVLFHSNQHVITGLCFAEARDGEHPFFGTLGIYPVTDLLYEMLRYTESWYGHRGPEQYEPYLFLLNLKMVLPHISHHPLPLALPTTEDPRLVPVLRHIYEHIGELVELSTLARQFGFSPRSLSRLFQQCLSISFGQYLKLRRIMAAMALMLETKQTISEVAYAVGYNSLSSFSNTFYKLVGQRPSEFAAREQ from the coding sequence ATGCTTACGACCGACGAATTTCTGGTTGAACTAGATACTATCGACAGCCGCCCTGAAACGATGTTTGTGCTGCAGCAGCACAGCGAGGAAAACTATCCGCTGCATCAGCACCAGAAAACGCAGCTGCTCTACGTGCGCCAGGGCGTGGCTTACCTCATCACGCCAACCAAGACGTACTTTCTGCCGGCCCGCCACTACGTGCTGATTCCGCCCCGGCTTACGCACCGCGTCCTTTTTCATTCAAACCAGCACGTGATCACTGGCCTGTGCTTTGCCGAAGCCCGCGACGGGGAACACCCATTCTTTGGTACCCTGGGCATCTACCCGGTCACGGACCTGCTCTACGAAATGCTGCGCTACACGGAAAGCTGGTATGGGCACCGGGGACCTGAACAGTACGAGCCCTACCTGTTTCTGCTGAACCTGAAGATGGTGCTGCCCCACATCAGCCATCACCCGCTGCCGCTGGCCTTGCCCACCACGGAAGACCCGCGCCTGGTACCGGTGCTGCGCCACATCTACGAGCACATCGGCGAGCTGGTGGAGCTCAGCACCCTGGCCCGGCAGTTCGGTTTCAGCCCGCGCAGCCTGTCGCGCCTGTTTCAGCAGTGCCTGAGCATTTCCTTTGGGCAGTACCTGAAGCTGCGGCGCATCATGGCCGCGATGGCCCTGATGCTGGAAACCAAGCAAACGATCAGCGAAGTAGCCTACGCCGTGGGCTACAACAGCCTTTCGTCCTTCAGCAACACTTTTTACAAGCTCGTGGGCCAGCGGCCGTCCGAGTTTGCCGCCCGCGAGCAGTGA